The nucleotide sequence GAAATAGTTATATTATTGCTGTTTGTTGAAGGCTGTTAGACTAAACTAGAATAACTGAGAATACTGTGGTgagtaaaataaaaataataacagaGATGCCGAAAGACAATTTGATATTCAAACTGGATAATTTGGAGTATCAATATAATTACTTAAATGGAACTTTAGATCAATTCGAACCTAGATTAAATGGTACAAAGAAGTTATATAATTCTAttggtaaaaataatgCTAAAAAAGTTGCAAAACttttgaaagaattaaagaaagatgaagttgaaaaaaatttgacTGACTTACGTCTTaagatatttaataataaagtgTACAATtgtgaaaaaaatatgaaggCTGCATTACttaaacaattgaaattgGAAGAAACTAAACCAGATACCAAAAGCTCTAAGAGtaagaatcaaaaaaataaaaaaaaggaTTTAACTCCTATATTAAGTATGGTGAAAGATAGTTACGGATACGAAGAATTTGTAAATTATCtaattaaatcaaaattgaTTAAGCTTTCCGTCAATAAAATCATACcaaataaatcttttttGGATAGCGAGAATCACCAATGGTTTCTTAATCATGAATTTTGGATCATTTCTGaagataaatcaaataaacaTAACCCAAGTTACGTTTGGaatgaaattataatgaaaacaaaagGATTAGATCAACTTGTTAGTAcattaatgaataatagCAAGGTGAAAGAATCTctagttttattttctaacGGTATGGATGTTTTTTTAAGCATTAACAAAGGTAATAAACAATCtataaataatcaaaaagataataaatcgAAAAAAGAACAGgctaaaaataaaaccaaTGCAGACAATGATTCAAGTGACAGCGAAAGTTCTGAAGGAAGTGgagaagatgaagatgtaTTTTATAGTTTCgttgataataattcaaatgatgatgataatgatgaagaaaataacGATGACGTcgattttgataaaattgacGATGTACTAAGtcaatataaaaatgcAATTGGTGCTTCTGACGAAGAAGATCCATCAGATGGTGGGTTTAGTTTGAACCCAACTATTGATTACAATCAAGTCACAGATGAGGAACCAagtgaagaagatgatgacaTTGAATTAAATCCAAGAAAGAAGCAAAAGATGGAATTACCTGAATTAACGACTGGTTTCTATAGTGGTGATAGTGATTCtgattttgaagaagatgaaattgCCAGAgatcaaaagaaaaacgaAGCTCCAAAAAAGAATAGACGTGGTCAAAGAGCTAGAAGAAAGATATGGGAAAAGAAGTATGGTTCGCAAGCAAAACATGTCCTAAGAGATTTAGAACagaaaattgaagaaagagCCAAGAGACAAGCAGAATACGAAGCAAGAGTTGCTAAACGTGAACTTAAAGCACAAGAAGATTCAGCATCTGGTGCAAACTTGGTGGCAGTTGGTGAAAGAAAAGCTGCTGGTCAAGAGAAGCCATCAGTTCCAAAAGAAGAGCATCCATCGTGGATTGCAAAGAaacaacaagaagaaaaattcaagaaaGCAACATTTTCAGGTAAAAAAATTACTTTTGATTGATTATTAGCATCATTATGATATatgaatttataaattcTAGATAGATTTTGTGTATTATTTCTTGTGggaaaaattaataaaattttgaaataagtTGGGAACTTTTAAAggaatataatattattacattgatcaaaatatataaaaaatatataaaaatttaccGTTTGATGGGGGTTGGTGTCTGTAGCATTGAGTTTGCGGACAGATCAGAACTTAGTTTAGTCTTTAGATCTTCAGTGGATAAACTATGCATACTATGATTCTTATTGCACTCTTTACAAATATCGTGAACAGAAGAACTGTGGTGAGTTTGTGTGTCATGTTCTCTGAATGATTGATGAGGATTTGAGTACATGTCTAACTTATCATTAAGAGCAGCTAGTTTTAATTGTAACGATGTTTTTCTTATTTCGTTTTCATGTCTAATAGAAAGTCTTTTCTCAACAGCCTCAACTTCTTTCTCTAGATTTTTAAGTTCTACACTTTCTTTAACTAATATATCTTCTTCCGATGGTTGAAAACTCCAAGAAGAGTTATTAGTATTTGATGGTTGAGGTTGTGATTCTCTTGGTAATGCAGGTTGagtttttttcaaattctcaAGTGATTCATAAATTCTATTTAATGTCTCTGAATAGCTCTCTTGAGCTACCGGTTCTCTATATTCATTTTGTAATGGAGATCTTCTCTTTGGgatttcaatattttcgTATTGATGATGCAAAATATTTGGACTTTCttgattattgaaatatttaggCTCTTGTTGATTATGTttattgtaattgtaaCTATCAAGTACTTTTTGAAGACGTTCGTTCTCattcttatattttgtCACTTTATTCCTCAATGTCTGCGTTATTGAAGTTAACCtaattaattcttcatctttagcgtttaatttattctttaaatcttttaCTTCTTGCAAAATCTCTCCTATCATCTTTGAATTCATTCGATATTCTTCAGGTAATATGGTAACTCCTTGAACATTAGGGTCTCTGACTCTTGAGTCCTGATAACCATTATTTCTTGGTTGtctattgaatatattacGATTATTATACCTcatattaaaatcatcatcctcatcataattatatttggaagatgatgatgtgTATCTCTTTGGAGTAGGTGAAATATTCATCCTCGAAGTACGAAACTTTATTGGAACGTATAAGGGTTCTGTTTAATTCTCgttgtattatttttctaaaatatcacTGAATATGATACCTGGTTAGtctttattaaaagaaaaatgtttATGTTGCTTCGCCAATGCTCTGTATATCGACGATCGGTTAACTTTGTAACTGTTAATAAAGAagttcttcttcaatacCAGAATTACTAAAAAGTAAAATACTTATAGAAAgtatatgaatataattgaattgaacTTAATGTTAAAACTATATTtcctaataataattaacCTGCACAAAagtgaaataaaaataatacaaaacaAAGAAAGTTGATTATTAAACTATCTAAACAAGTTTATTATGAAACAAACGCGTTCTGTTTGTTAATCTTAATATTTAACGAACTGAACGCGttacaaaaaatgaaaacgAAATGGACAAAAAGTAGAACTCTGACACCTGTAAATGACACAGTCTACTTTTTGGATTGTACCTTCTAGAGTAATAAGAATCATGTTGTCTTACATGGTATTTAGAGTAATATTACAATGTGATCTTAAAAATGGCGTTAGTGTATGATAAGTATTTAACTGCATGTTATATTactgataaattatttggaAATGGAggaatatcaaaaataaataaataaatgaaaaaaaaactataaagaaaaaCGATGGCATTCATCTTTTGTAAAGTTTAATTAgtgaattgaatatataagaCTTATGTGTTTAGAGGTATAGTGACTTAGGTTATCAGGACTATACActcatttttcttttgcttAGTGAATGTCTTTTGTAACTATTTGATTTGgaaacattttttttactttGTGATTTTTTGAGTCTTGATTGTTTACCAATTAGTTGAGAGGATGGattttttatgtttttcGATATGTAATAAtgtttgaaatattttgtagAATTTTTATCAAGGATAgctttgatatttttaacaaacAAAGGATATAATTTGTCCAGAATTTTTTCTCTCCTAGCGATACAATATGCCCTATCAAATGGTATCCATACACCTTTCAAATTAAGTGTGCCCATCTTAACGACCTTTCTTGTCTTTTCAGCTTTTAATATCCCATCCCTTCGACCTCTTGTCATTTTGGTTACGTTCAACAATTTGGTTCCGTTGATCATGTCATTGTCGGCTCTGCGAACAACAGAAATACCGTTTGCCTCTACTTGATAACAGATGGTATTTTCATCCTTCCAATTTGTCGTGATTACCATTGGTTTGGTTGATAACATTTCAGGTTTAACAGAATTGGTTTGGCTTGATAGACTGCTTGCAATAGATAAAGTTGGTTCCTCTGAATTCACGATTGGTGAAGCACTGCCTGTATCAGGTGAGCTTGGTTTATCAACGTCAGACTCGTTTAAAGATTCAGCAGGCACCGAGGCAGATCTAGTCGGAGAGTAATTATTTTGGCCAGCCAGTGGAGGAAATAATCTCGAATCTGTACTTTGTTTAGCCTCGTTAACTTTGAATCCCGGGTATTGATAACCATATATACTCTTTgctttttgaaataaagaATTCATTCCTTGATAATTATAAGTattattgtatatataattgtgCTGATTTGGTGTACTCTggaaattgaaattattgtGCTGTAAGGGTAATAAATCTGAACTTGGCTGGTATGGAGTATCATTGTATGGAGAATATATTTGCGTAGGTATTGGCAGTGGTAAAGCTCTTGAAGGGTCCATTCGGGCGGAAGTTACGGTTGGGATTGCAGACCTGGTGATTAATAGAGAATCAATATCGTTAGATTTTATGAATGGGCTGTTTAAGTTAGAAGtgaaattgatatttgGAGAATTTGTCATTTATATGTCTTTTTATCGTGTGTGTTTTTCCgttttgtttgttttttgtAATCAAGCTTACTTAATATgatatatcattataatatatgaataataacagGATATTGAAAGGTAAGAGAGAGAAATGCTTAAACaagtaattttttaattattaaagtttGAAGTAAcacaatttcaaaattaaatctgAGAACAAATTGACTCAATTGACagattaaaaaaatgaaacaattTACATAATTCCAATAATTCTGtcgatatatatattaatagcTTCTTAGTCAATAGCTGtcctttttttttttggttccaaacaaaaagaatatGGTAATCACTTCTAAACAGTATTTTACTTATTCAATCATTTCCCAATGTTATAAAATGAATCAGCAGGGAAAATTAAGTagattcatttttatttttatttttattttttaaaatacgATAATGGTCAAGTACCTTAAAACATACAGTAACAAAACTTCGAAAATAACAAAAGACAGAGATGTTTATTCAACACTTACCTTGCACTGCTATTGtcttattatttgatgttGTTATctgattttattatgttCTGATTAGAACCGTAAAAATGTTGAGTCCGCTTACAGAATCTAGAATAGAGAAAGAGTGTTCCATCTGCAAGAAAAATTCACATCTAGTAAATGACAAAAAAGTCTATAAAAGTGGAATGACTAACAGGTATCGACGTTAGAAACCCTATTACAAGCGAGACGTAGGGAaggttgtttttttatgttGTTGTTATCATAACAAAAAAGTGAAATAAACTTAAATCAAGCAGGTTGGGACAAGTACAaatcttttcaaaatgttGGCTTGAATATTCCTCATTGAATCTGAAAAAGGTAAGAGGGttaataatagaatataTTGTACAATGAAGGGAAAAGATCTTAATTGTTTCCAAGAGGGACAGAAGCAGTGATAGCTCTTAATGAATAACTGCTGGACCAAGCAAAAcgcaacaacaacaagaTATGCAGGTGATGTAGCTAACAATAGAATGGGAGGTTGGTGGATACACAATTAAGAAGCATTTTGTTTTCAACTCAATGATAATAGTGAATTAACATTGAGTTACGGCAACCGAACAAACGCAACCAAAGAACGATTGCTTTCGTAAAGTTTACTGAACTCCATAGTAGTTACCCATACAGCAACAACAGCCATGTGAAAGAGTTAGTAAAGGAAAGAAACGTACTGGAGATACAGTGTATGTGGTGCTGGTGTCAACGCAAGGGTGAGTTTAAAGTGAAACCATATATTAAGTTGAAAGTAAAGAAAAGAGAAGAGAAGACCGTAGCACAAAAAGAAATGCGTCCTAGTTTTCAAATTCGTGTTTTGTTAACGACAGTGATTAGTGCGTAGAACAGCACGAAATCGTTAAGGTGTTTTCAATAAATCTTAAGATTTCGAAATTGGAACTTGGCGCGACTTAATCCGTTTTAACGTTGTGGGTCTGAAAACGAAAGAAGAGACAATCAGTGTAGTTTGGAGTCCCTTTTCTTGTAAATGTAAGCCAGGTCGATGTGCACGTCTGATACTGACAATGACAATCAATCACTGACGATGTGTCGTGGGAGTGCCTGGTGCAACACATATTAAGTCCCTGCTACGGCGTTGTTGTGCTAATAGAAACACAAATGTGGAGAACAAGAACGTAGCAGATCATTATCTTtcatatttgataataaaaaggaTGTATCCCTTTTGGGACTGGGCTGTTTTCGTTGATTCCCTGTGTGTCAGCGGACATTTCGAGACATCGACCAATGCTTGTGTACTTTGTGCGTGCAAAACAGAGTGGCAGTGATTGTCGTGCATGTGATGACAACACGTCGGACCAGCAACAGATTTCTGCGTCAGTATACCGCCGTAGCCCTCTGTTACTGGATTGCGTTGCACGGCAATTGTTCTGCAAAATGAATGAAACGAAATGAAAACAATCGCGGGGTTTTGTAGTTTATCTTTTGTTTGTGTTCAATTCAACAAAGTTTGTTGCAGCTCATTGTCACACTACCACTTGCACTGTGAATgaagagagagagagaagGCTGGACAGGATAAGGAGAAGGGGGCGTGGACGTTTCTGCGTGCCTCtctaacaaaaaataaaagcatGGCAATGAAAACACGCAGAGCAAGAGGGTATTGGTGGTAACCGGGTGGTGAGTGGGAAAGCGGATGTGAGTTCCGTGGTTGTCGCTGATAGACAGCAGGAATTGTGGGCCTCCTTGCTGTATGTTTCCGCATTTTTTCCGCTTTCACATTGCAAGGGCCCGTTTGGGAACACATCGTCTCGTTTACTCTTCGTGTTTTTTCTCATTTCCAGTGTTTTCTTGGAGATATCTGAGAAAACACTCTCGGTCAGATGACGGGCAGAGAAAGCGAGGGCAACAGATCCACTATTCTTGATACGCATACATATCTATGTGTCCCTACAGCAAATGTGCTATCTTTCCGGACCGCACTTTGACACAGGTGTGCAGTAAAGAAGACCCTATCCGCATTGACTAGCTACCCTGGCGGACGCTGTGCGTTGTTGTTtgtttgttgttgttgtttcaCCCGCGCCTGCTCGCAACACTGACACTATGAGATAATTTCGTTCAatttgttttcttcaacGCTTGCGTCTTATATCCCGCTCCTTTCTTGCTCTACGAAGTCCATGTGCACTCCATGTATCCTCTTTGTATCTGCATCTCTCGGCGGCCCGCGAGCAAATAAAAGTCTATTGTTATTGGATGGCCAAGCCATCGCAGGAAGTGGCTACCAAACCCAAGCCACTCTCTTTTACGTAACCTTCATTGAACAATTATCGCGTAATCACGGTACCTAGATCTAATAGTATAGAGTAATGGGCCGTGCGGTGGTTTGACTGTGTGTTTTTGGTAATTGACTTTTTTTGTTTCGTTTCTTTCTGCAGCTTTTTCTCTGTGCGCGAGAAAATTCTTTTCGAGtgtgtttttgtttttgcaCGGTTGTCTCCGACTTTCTCCACGGGTGTTCCCGTCGATCTGGTGACAATCTGATGACAATCTGGTGTTTTCATCGTTCTCCACGAAAACTCACACAGCATTCTGGTACTTTTGTACTATTATGCACACTGTCGTGTGGGAAAATACCAACGTTAATACCGTCTAGTATTGTAATGTACTGTCAGCATCTTCTTTACTTGATGAATTGCATTGCTCGAGGGAATGACAGCAGATGACCAGCAGCTATATCTTGTCATTTTGATATGATAGAGCACTTCAATTACGGGTTGGGAGGTGAGACAATGAGTAATTCGTTTATTGGCAGATAAATTGACTCGCGACCGTTTAGTTGCAACTCGATTACACTGTAGCTCTTACTCTctttttataaaagaacTCATTCAAATATTCGTGATTGTTGAAATGCTTAACTTACCCGATGCGgaaaattcaaattggAGGGGAAACCAATTTAGGAAATCGCTAGTAATATGCTCCTGTATCTCTCTATTCTCCATTACAACACATCATTTTGTCCATCTACTTGCATTCAGGTCTTTCGGAAGCAAAGGATCGATGGTATTACTTAAAACTACGGATTCTCTTTTTTGGCTTCTTCAATCACGACGCTGACACTGTCCGTGATGGGGCGACTGTGTCGCGTAATTAactcaaatatattagaaaCTGTATTAGAAGAACATTCATTCAAGTAATCGCTGGCCTACTGTTGAAGTATATTGTGGTCATTCGGAAGTGAAAGATACTTCCTTTCAAAGCATTGACATATAAATACGGCGCACCTTGATATTATCTCCTTGTGTTGATGATAGCTCCATTTTGTGTATATATCATATCTTAGTGAGAAGCaccaaataaatattataagcTTTGACGCTAACTCCTATACTATCTGTTACTCGTAATTTTGAAGCTAATCCATCTGCTTATCTGAATTCTCCAATAAAGATAAACAGTGTCTAATGCCACACCTACAGGTACCTTATTTGCCCTCATTGCTGTACAAGATTAATGTAAGTGGGCGTCTTGTTGGAACAGAACACAGGTTACTTATTCATACGTCCGTCACGAAATGAATTTCTTGGATGCATCGATTCCTTTAGCTGTTCTCTGACCGAAAAATGTTGACATAGTTTTATTGAAGTATTCCAATACTTACCCAATTGAAATTACTACAGAATaaagttttgaaaaattcaatatatagAATCTACTTGCAATATGGTAATGCATGGAGATACTCAAGACTTTACGTAACACACACGACAACTATGTTGTAATGTGTGTTTCTAATGCTATGATGTTCGATTGCCAATTTCAAACATTGTCATTAGTGACATTAATTGCGCTGTCTACTGTGGAGGCGAATTAAGTAATGGCACTTGAATGCGTTATGTACATATTTAAACATATAACAGAAAACGAATTGAAGTCTTAATTGTTTAAGAGCAAAGAACagttatttttaaatcaacCTTAGAATCCTGCAACCGACTTGAAGCATGCTACTCGAATGGCAAAAAAACCTATCTTGCTGGGCAGTTTCGCATATTAGTGCATCGGCTACCAAAAAGAAATCTTTAATTCTATGAAAAGATCAAATTAGTGACGCCAATTTAAACATTCACCATCGACCTTATTGCAAACAATAAAAACCTCAATTGCTCATAATGACAAACAATATTATCCTCTCTACTTTCACAGTTAACTACGTTCTCGttctattttcaaaaaaagataaatatacattaaaaaatataaagatcatcaatatttattatatattttttcttaaaTACGATTCgttaaaattaatagagATTATAAAAGTTTATAATTCCTTAAATTTATAAGACGTTCTTGGTGTGGAAGATGGTTAAGGCTTCGTCAATTCTCTTAGACATAGTGACTTCACCAGTTCTAACCCAGACTCTTGGGTCGAAGTACTTCTTGTTTGGCTTGTCAGCACCTTCTGGGTTACCGACCATAGTCATGATGTAGTCCTTCTTGTTTAAGACGTAGTCTCTGATACCAGTCAGGTAAGCGTATTGACAGTCAGTGTCTAAGTTGACCTTGACAACACCGTTGCTGATACCGGTGTTGAATTCTTCTTGGGTAGAACCAGAACCACCGTGGAAGACCAAGTATAATGGCTTAGAGTCAGCAGCGACACCGATCTTTTCAGCAGCGTACTTTTGGTGGTCACCTAAGATTTCTGGGGACAAGACGACGTTACCTGGCTTGTAGACACCGTGAACGTTACCGAAAGCAGCAGCAATGGAGAAGTTAGGAGAGATTGGGGCTAAAGCTTCGTGGACAGCGAAGACAGTTTCTGGGGAAGTGTATAGGTCTTCCTTGGAGACGTGTTCGTTGTTGACACCATCTTCTTCACCACCGGTGATACCGATTTCCATTTCTAACCATTGGTTCATGGCAGACATTCTCTTGAAGTACTTGACACAAGTGCTGATGTTTTCATCATCGGATTCTTCAGATAAATCCAACATATGGGAAGAGAATAATGGTTCACCGTGGACCTTGAAGTAAGCTTCATCGGCTTCTAACATACCATCGAACCATGGTAATAATTTCTTAGCACAATGGTCAGA is from Tetrapisispora phaffii CBS 4417 chromosome 14, complete genome and encodes:
- the SPC42 gene encoding Spc42p (similar to Saccharomyces cerevisiae SPC42 (YKL042W); ancestral locus Anc_2.563); translated protein: MNISPTPKRYTSSSSKYNYDEDDDFNMRYNNRNIFNRQPRNNGYQDSRVRDPNVQGVTILPEEYRMNSKMIGEILQEVKDLKNKLNAKDEELIRLTSITQTLRNKVTKYKNENERLQKVLDSYNYNKHNQQEPKYFNNQESPNILHHQYENIEIPKRRSPLQNEYREPVAQESYSETLNRIYESLENLKKTQPALPRESQPQPSNTNNSSWSFQPSEEDILVKESVELKNLEKEVEAVEKRLSIRHENEIRKTSLQLKLAALNDKLDMYSNPHQSFREHDTQTHHSSSVHDICKECNKNHSMHSLSTEDLKTKLSSDLSANSMLQTPTPIKR
- the TPHA0N01360 gene encoding class II fructose-bisphosphate aldolase (similar to Saccharomyces cerevisiae FBA1 (YKL060C); ancestral locus Anc_2.577); its protein translation is MGVQAVLKRKTGVIVGDDVKALFDYAKANNFAIPAINVTSSSTAVAALEAARDAKSPIILQTSNGGAAYFAGKGISNEGQNASIQGSIAAAHYIRSIAPAYGIPVVLHSDHCAKKLLPWFDGMLEADEAYFKVHGEPLFSSHMLDLSEESDDENISTCVKYFKRMSAMNQWLEMEIGITGGEEDGVNNEHVSKEDLYTSPETVFAVHEALAPISPNFSIAAAFGNVHGVYKPGNVVLSPEILGDHQKYAAEKIGVAADSKPLYLVFHGGSGSTQEEFNTGISNGVVKVNLDTDCQYAYLTGIRDYVLNKKDYIMTMVGNPEGADKPNKKYFDPRVWVRTGEVTMSKRIDEALTIFHTKNVL
- the BUD22 gene encoding Bud22p (similar to Saccharomyces cerevisiae BUD22 (YMR014W); ancestral locus Anc_2.561), which codes for MPKDNLIFKLDNLEYQYNYLNGTLDQFEPRLNGTKKLYNSIGKNNAKKVAKLLKELKKDEVEKNLTDLRLKIFNNKVYNCEKNMKAALLKQLKLEETKPDTKSSKSKNQKNKKKDLTPILSMVKDSYGYEEFVNYLIKSKLIKLSVNKIIPNKSFLDSENHQWFLNHEFWIISEDKSNKHNPSYVWNEIIMKTKGLDQLVSTLMNNSKVKESLVLFSNGMDVFLSINKGNKQSINNQKDNKSKKEQAKNKTNADNDSSDSESSEGSGEDEDVFYSFVDNNSNDDDNDEENNDDVDFDKIDDVLSQYKNAIGASDEEDPSDGGFSLNPTIDYNQVTDEEPSEEDDDIELNPRKKQKMELPELTTGFYSGDSDSDFEEDEIARDQKKNEAPKKNRRGQRARRKIWEKKYGSQAKHVLRDLEQKIEERAKRQAEYEARVAKRELKAQEDSASGANLVAVGERKAAGQEKPSVPKEEHPSWIAKKQQEEKFKKATFSGKKITFD
- the TPHA0N01350 gene encoding KilA-N domain-containing protein (similar to Saccharomyces cerevisiae PHD1 (YKL043W) and SOK2 (YMR016C); ancestral locus Anc_2.564), with translation MTNSPNINFTSNLNSPFIKSNDIDSLLITRSAIPTVTSARMDPSRALPLPIPTQIYSPYNDTPYQPSSDLLPLQHNNFNFQSTPNQHNYIYNNTYNYQGMNSLFQKAKSIYGYQYPGFKVNEAKQSTDSRLFPPLAGQNNYSPTRSASVPAESLNESDVDKPSSPDTGSASPIVNSEEPTLSIASSLSSQTNSVKPEMLSTKPMVITTNWKDENTICYQVEANGISVVRRADNDMINGTKLLNVTKMTRGRRDGILKAEKTRKVVKMGTLNLKGVWIPFDRAYCIARREKILDKLYPLFVKNIKAILDKNSTKYFKHYYISKNIKNPSSQLIGKQSRLKKSQSKKNVSKSNSYKRHSLSKRKMSV